Proteins encoded by one window of Clostridium cagae:
- a CDS encoding aldo/keto reductase, translating into MNELTKSVILSNNIKMPLLGFGTYKVNDGKEVINSVKEALKLGYRHIDTAAFYKNEEGVGIAIKESGIKREDIFLVSKVWNTEQGYEKTLKSFENSIKNLQTDYLDLFLIHWPQPLNKETWKALEELYKEKKVRAIGVSNFTVNHLKDLINYAEIIPMVNQVEFHPKLVQKDLIKFCNDNNIQLEAWSPLMRGKIFEIEVLKEIAEKYKKTVSQIVLRWDIQMGVVTIPKSTTPFRIKENAEIFDFELTEEDMKKIIKLDENIRCGSHPDSIYSQGHK; encoded by the coding sequence ATGAATGAATTAACTAAAAGTGTTATTTTGAGTAATAATATTAAAATGCCCTTACTTGGATTTGGAACTTATAAAGTTAATGATGGTAAAGAAGTTATTAACTCAGTTAAAGAAGCTTTGAAATTAGGATATAGACATATTGATACAGCTGCTTTCTATAAAAATGAAGAGGGTGTTGGAATTGCTATAAAAGAAAGTGGAATAAAAAGAGAAGATATATTTTTAGTAAGCAAAGTATGGAATACAGAACAAGGATATGAAAAAACATTGAAATCTTTTGAAAATTCAATAAAAAACTTACAAACTGATTATCTTGATTTATTTTTGATTCATTGGCCACAACCTTTGAATAAAGAAACTTGGAAAGCACTAGAAGAACTTTATAAAGAAAAGAAAGTTAGAGCCATCGGAGTAAGTAATTTTACAGTTAATCACTTAAAAGATTTAATAAATTATGCAGAAATTATTCCAATGGTAAATCAAGTTGAATTTCATCCAAAACTTGTACAAAAAGATTTAATTAAATTTTGCAATGATAATAATATACAATTAGAAGCATGGTCTCCTTTAATGCGAGGAAAAATTTTTGAAATTGAAGTATTAAAAGAGATTGCTGAAAAGTATAAAAAGACAGTATCTCAAATTGTTTTAAGATGGGATATACAAATGGGAGTAGTAACTATCCCTAAATCTACAACACCATTTAGGATAAAGGAAAATGCAGAAATATTTGATTTTGAGTTAACAGAGGAAGATATGAAAAAAATAATTAAATTAGATGAAAACATTAGATGTGGATCACATCCAGATAGTATTTATTCACAAGGTCATAAATAA
- a CDS encoding TrkH family potassium uptake protein produces the protein MSMINNKFKLNPVQILAIGFIILIFVGGLLLSLPMSSASGESTNFLDALFTSTSASCVTGLVVKDTGTYWSTTGQVIILILIEIGGLGFMSFATFIAMLFGKKITLKNRLVMQEAMNTLSIQGLVKMLRYVMGITFSIQILGASILSTQFVPEFGLKKGSFYSIFHSVSFFCNAGFDVIGNFESLTRYYNKPVVLLTVSSLIIIGGLGFTVLLEIYNFKGIKKLSSHTKLVLLVTVALILFGSVFIFALEYTNLSTIGNMNLRDKIFNSLLASVSPRTAGVNSIPIDEMHTASKFFTIILMFIGGSPGSTAGGLKTTTFGIIILTVVCVIKGKEDTELFGRRFPKELVYKAFSLLFIGMTLVMVVTMVLTITDPNESLISLLYEATSAFGTVGLTTGVTQRLSSMGKIMIIIMMYLGRVGPLTVALALTKRRKRTLYKYPEAKILIG, from the coding sequence ATGTCAATGATAAATAATAAATTTAAATTAAATCCTGTGCAGATACTTGCAATAGGTTTTATCATACTAATTTTTGTAGGAGGATTATTATTATCTTTACCAATGTCATCAGCTTCGGGAGAATCAACTAACTTTTTAGATGCATTATTTACGTCTACATCTGCAAGTTGTGTAACTGGTTTAGTTGTAAAAGATACAGGTACATATTGGAGCACTACTGGACAAGTAATAATTTTAATACTTATTGAAATTGGTGGATTAGGATTTATGTCGTTTGCTACATTTATAGCTATGCTATTTGGTAAAAAAATTACACTGAAAAATAGATTAGTTATGCAAGAAGCGATGAATACATTAAGCATACAAGGTCTTGTAAAGATGTTAAGATATGTTATGGGAATTACTTTCTCGATACAGATATTAGGCGCAAGCATTTTATCAACACAGTTTGTACCCGAATTTGGATTAAAAAAGGGTAGCTTTTATAGCATTTTTCATTCAGTATCTTTTTTTTGTAATGCTGGATTTGATGTAATAGGGAATTTTGAAAGCTTAACAAGATATTATAATAAGCCTGTTGTATTATTAACTGTTAGTAGTTTAATTATTATTGGTGGATTAGGATTTACTGTTTTACTTGAAATATATAATTTCAAAGGTATAAAAAAATTATCTAGTCACACTAAGTTAGTTCTTTTAGTTACAGTTGCGTTAATATTATTTGGCAGTGTTTTCATATTTGCACTAGAATATACTAATTTAAGCACAATTGGTAATATGAATTTAAGAGATAAAATATTTAATTCATTGTTAGCATCAGTATCACCAAGAACAGCAGGAGTTAACAGTATACCTATAGATGAAATGCATACTGCAAGTAAGTTTTTTACCATCATACTGATGTTTATTGGTGGATCTCCAGGATCAACTGCGGGAGGACTTAAGACCACTACTTTTGGAATAATAATTCTTACTGTTGTTTGTGTTATAAAAGGTAAAGAAGACACTGAACTTTTTGGTAGACGATTTCCAAAAGAATTGGTATATAAGGCCTTTTCATTGTTATTTATTGGTATGACTTTAGTTATGGTTGTTACTATGGTATTAACAATAACTGATCCTAATGAGTCTCTTATTTCGCTTTTGTATGAAGCTACATCAGCTTTTGGTACAGTGGGGTTAACTACGGGAGTTACGCAAAGGCTAAGTAGTATGGGTAAAATTATGATAATTATAATGATGTATTTAGGAAGAGTAGGACCTTTAACAGTTGCATTAGCATTAACTAAGAGAAGAAAAAGGACTTTATATAAATATCCAGAAGCTAAAATATTAATAGGATAG
- a CDS encoding glycyl radical protein encodes MDILAKGFINPTKRVEKLKEEIFSAIPCIEADRAIILTESFKETENEPIIIRKAKSLEKILSEIPVVIRDNELIVGSLTKNPRSCQVFPEFSNQWLVDEFDKFEKRTSDLFKIPEETKSKLKEVFKYWQGKTVSELATSYMSNETKDAMNTKVFTVANYHFNGLGHISVDYPKVLEKGFLGIIKETENAIINADKSNPEYVKKKVFWDSIIISCKAAIKYANRYSELAKKLAGETLDINRKNELLKIAEICSKVPANPAETFYEACQSFWFVQAIISLESNGHAISPARFDQYMYPYYKNDIDNKFATKEVNTEILHCLWVKFNDLTKVRDETTTKAFSGYSMFQNLIVGGQTPDGKDATNELSYMCLEATGSLKLPQPSLCVRIWSKTPDEFLIRTCELTRLGTGLPAFYNDEVVIPTLINQGLTIEDARDYAIVGCVEPQKPGKTDGWYDAAFFNLAKILELSMNNGRLNDKQVGPETGEFTSFKNIDDFINAYKKQIEYFVFHMVAADNCVDIAHAERAPLPFLSSMLDDCIGTGKSIQEGGGHYRFSGPLGVGIANVGDSFMAIKKLIFDENKITLLKLKSAVDSNFGENEDDPIKKAEYEDIKQLILNRVPKFGNDIDEVDEFTRDGALIYCKEVLKYTNQRGGKFIPGLYPVSNNVYLGSLVGATPDGRSAFKPLADGVSPTRGADVNGPTAAANSVSKLEHFAAPSGTLFNQKFNPNSLQGDNGLKNLGSLIRSYFDRKGMHIQFNVIDKKVLVEAQKHPEQYRDLIVRVAGYSAQFICLDKGVQDDIIKRTEQNL; translated from the coding sequence ATGGATATATTAGCAAAAGGATTTATAAATCCTACTAAAAGGGTAGAAAAATTAAAAGAAGAAATATTTTCAGCAATTCCATGTATTGAAGCTGATAGAGCAATAATATTAACTGAATCATTTAAAGAAACAGAAAATGAACCTATAATTATTCGAAAGGCTAAATCTCTTGAGAAGATACTAAGTGAAATACCTGTAGTAATTAGAGATAATGAACTTATTGTAGGAAGCTTAACTAAGAATCCTAGATCATGTCAAGTTTTTCCTGAATTTTCAAATCAATGGTTAGTTGATGAATTTGATAAATTTGAGAAAAGAACGTCAGATTTATTCAAAATTCCAGAAGAAACAAAATCTAAGCTTAAAGAAGTTTTTAAGTATTGGCAAGGAAAAACAGTAAGCGAATTAGCTACATCTTATATGTCTAATGAAACTAAAGATGCTATGAATACAAAAGTATTTACAGTTGCTAATTATCATTTTAATGGTTTAGGTCATATTTCTGTTGATTATCCTAAAGTACTAGAAAAAGGATTTTTAGGCATTATAAAAGAAACAGAGAATGCTATAATTAATGCTGATAAAAGCAATCCTGAATATGTTAAAAAGAAAGTATTCTGGGATTCTATAATAATTTCATGTAAGGCAGCAATAAAATATGCAAATAGGTATAGTGAATTAGCTAAAAAATTAGCAGGCGAAACACTAGATATAAATAGAAAAAATGAATTATTAAAAATTGCTGAAATCTGTAGTAAAGTTCCAGCTAATCCAGCAGAAACCTTTTATGAAGCATGTCAATCATTTTGGTTTGTACAAGCTATAATTAGCTTAGAATCTAACGGACATGCTATATCTCCAGCACGTTTTGACCAATATATGTATCCTTATTATAAGAATGATATTGACAATAAATTTGCAACTAAAGAAGTAAACACAGAAATTCTTCACTGTTTGTGGGTTAAATTTAATGACCTTACTAAAGTTCGTGATGAAACAACAACTAAAGCTTTTAGTGGTTATTCTATGTTTCAAAACTTAATTGTAGGTGGACAAACTCCAGATGGAAAAGATGCAACAAACGAATTATCTTATATGTGTCTTGAAGCTACAGGAAGTTTAAAATTACCACAACCATCTCTTTGTGTTAGAATATGGAGCAAAACTCCTGATGAATTTTTAATTAGAACTTGTGAATTAACTCGTTTAGGAACTGGATTGCCAGCATTTTACAATGATGAAGTGGTTATTCCAACCTTGATTAATCAAGGTTTAACAATAGAAGATGCTAGAGATTATGCAATTGTAGGATGTGTTGAACCTCAAAAGCCTGGAAAAACTGATGGCTGGTATGATGCTGCATTCTTTAACTTAGCAAAGATATTAGAACTATCTATGAATAATGGTAGACTTAATGATAAACAAGTTGGACCTGAAACTGGTGAATTTACTTCATTTAAAAATATAGATGATTTTATAAATGCATATAAAAAACAAATAGAATATTTTGTATTCCATATGGTTGCAGCAGATAATTGTGTTGATATAGCACATGCTGAAAGGGCACCACTTCCATTTTTATCATCTATGCTTGATGATTGTATTGGCACAGGAAAGTCAATTCAAGAAGGGGGAGGACACTATCGTTTTTCAGGACCTCTAGGTGTTGGAATTGCAAATGTTGGTGATTCATTTATGGCTATAAAGAAGCTTATATTTGATGAAAACAAAATTACTTTATTAAAATTAAAATCTGCTGTTGATAGTAACTTTGGTGAAAATGAAGATGATCCAATTAAAAAAGCAGAATATGAAGATATAAAGCAATTAATTTTAAATAGAGTTCCTAAGTTTGGTAATGATATAGATGAAGTAGATGAATTTACACGTGATGGTGCACTTATTTATTGTAAGGAAGTATTAAAATATACAAATCAACGTGGAGGAAAATTCATTCCAGGATTATACCCAGTTTCAAATAATGTATATTTAGGAAGTCTTGTTGGTGCAACACCTGATGGTAGAAGTGCATTTAAACCTTTAGCAGATGGAGTATCTCCAACTAGAGGTGCAGATGTTAATGGACCAACAGCTGCTGCAAATTCAGTATCTAAATTAGAACATTTTGCAGCTCCAAGTGGAACTTTATTCAATCAAAAGTTCAATCCAAATTCTCTACAAGGAGATAATGGATTAAAAAACTTAGGATCTTTAATAAGAAGTTATTTTGATAGAAAAGGTATGCATATACAATTTAATGTAATAGATAAAAAAGTTCTTGTTGAAGCTCAAAAACATCCTGAACAATATAGAGATTTAATAGTACGTGTTGCTGGTTATAGTGCTCAATTTATTTGTTTAGATAAAGGCGTACAAGATGATATTATAAAGAGAACAGAACAAAATTTATAA
- a CDS encoding sensor histidine kinase, which produces MIGNRNLNDIIDIDLLKSIQDRLAEITGLAYNIVDFKGNPINNYSNFCDFCSKVRNTKEGTKICYDTNAHAGLEAAIRQKPYVFKCPAGLVDVAIPIIVNGNYLGAVFFGQVRTNKDKLEPIRKSNYYSKMCRNDDKLLNDFNNTKFIDYSKIESIYSLVNIIVNLLVEKSELSSIQEELSFNNIKLIREKQERKKLEEKLKFYELDSLETPISFEFILNTLNTISSLALIEDAPKTQDMIYSLTKLFRYNFKNIGNLVSIGKAIENIKTYLKIQSTRFGDRIRYEINIDEKINDIKIPTMIFLPFIEYSILNGLCPKKDGGTIFIKGKCCGNNAIILIQDNGIGISEDELFSILNGKCKKGSLGSGIYNANNVLVKYYGKEYKVNIKSELNIGTIVSFKLPL; this is translated from the coding sequence ATGATTGGTAATAGGAATTTAAATGATATAATTGATATTGATTTATTAAAATCAATACAAGATAGATTAGCTGAAATTACTGGACTTGCGTATAATATAGTTGATTTTAAGGGTAATCCAATTAATAATTATTCAAACTTTTGTGATTTTTGTAGTAAAGTTAGAAATACTAAAGAAGGTACGAAAATATGTTATGACACAAATGCGCATGCAGGATTAGAAGCAGCTATAAGACAAAAACCATATGTTTTTAAATGTCCAGCAGGTTTAGTAGATGTTGCTATTCCAATTATTGTAAATGGCAATTATCTTGGCGCAGTTTTTTTTGGACAAGTTAGAACTAATAAAGATAAGCTTGAGCCAATTAGAAAATCAAATTATTATTCTAAAATGTGTAGAAATGATGATAAATTATTAAACGACTTTAATAACACAAAATTTATAGATTATTCTAAGATTGAATCAATATATTCTTTAGTTAATATAATCGTAAATTTATTGGTTGAAAAATCTGAACTTAGTTCAATTCAGGAAGAATTAAGTTTTAATAATATAAAGCTTATTAGAGAAAAACAGGAGAGAAAAAAATTAGAAGAAAAACTTAAGTTTTATGAATTGGATTCTTTGGAGACACCTATAAGTTTTGAATTTATTCTTAATACATTAAACACAATATCTAGTCTTGCATTAATAGAAGATGCTCCTAAAACTCAAGACATGATATATTCTTTAACAAAACTATTTAGATATAACTTTAAAAATATTGGTAACTTAGTTTCTATAGGAAAAGCTATAGAAAATATCAAAACATACTTAAAGATACAATCAACTAGATTTGGTGATAGAATAAGATATGAGATTAATATAGATGAGAAAATTAACGATATTAAAATACCAACTATGATTTTTTTACCATTTATAGAATATTCAATATTAAATGGACTATGTCCTAAGAAAGATGGAGGAACTATTTTTATTAAAGGAAAATGCTGTGGAAATAATGCTATTATTTTAATTCAAGACAATGGCATAGGAATTTCTGAAGATGAATTATTTTCAATATTAAATGGTAAATGCAAAAAAGGTTCTTTAGGTTCAGGTATATATAATGCTAATAATGTTCTTGTTAAATATTATGGAAAAGAATATAAAGTTAATATAAAAAGCGAACTAAATATAGGGACTATTGTTAGCTTTAAACTACCATTATAG
- a CDS encoding response regulator transcription factor: MCKVLIASDDALELEALKIIIYKKIKNVSIVGLACNGDEVISMNTNLNPDIIFLDTMLPGKDGFEVTKIIKKNYKEKIIVLMSIYDNFESLQRALKVKADDYLLKPIKPEKVIEILSDYLKNNEYMLLDENLSNEYKLNQTLNYIEKNFKKNITLKEVAEYMNYSTTYFSKSFKKYVGVNFNKYITQIRVQEAKRVLRETNISINDLAFDMGYNEPNYFCKVFKKEEGITPSEYREKV, encoded by the coding sequence ATGTGTAAAGTATTAATAGCTTCTGATGACGCTTTAGAACTTGAAGCTTTAAAAATAATTATATATAAAAAGATAAAAAATGTTAGTATTGTTGGATTAGCTTGTAATGGTGATGAAGTAATTAGCATGAATACTAATTTAAATCCCGATATAATTTTTTTAGATACTATGCTTCCAGGTAAAGATGGGTTTGAAGTAACTAAAATTATAAAGAAAAATTATAAAGAAAAAATAATTGTATTAATGAGTATTTATGATAACTTTGAATCTTTACAAAGAGCTTTAAAAGTAAAAGCAGATGACTATTTATTAAAACCAATCAAACCAGAAAAGGTTATAGAGATACTAAGCGATTATCTGAAAAATAATGAGTATATGCTTTTAGATGAAAACCTATCTAATGAGTATAAATTAAATCAAACTTTAAATTATATAGAAAAAAACTTCAAAAAAAACATAACATTGAAAGAAGTAGCAGAGTATATGAATTATAGTACAACATATTTTAGTAAGAGCTTTAAAAAATATGTAGGTGTTAATTTTAATAAGTACATAACACAAATAAGAGTACAAGAAGCAAAACGTGTATTAAGAGAAACTAATATTAGCATAAATGATTTGGCATTTGATATGGGGTACAATGAGCCTAATTATTTTTGCAAAGTATTTAAAAAAGAAGAAGGCATTACGCCATCTGAATATAGAGAAAAAGTATGA